Below is a window of Mesomycoplasma bovoculi M165/69 DNA.
ATCATAATCATATGTATTGACTCTACCCATTTCTCCATCATTTTTAGTTGCTCCAGAATAAACAGGATAATCTCCAGGATTTTCTAAAATATACTCTTTAGTATATTTGCTATTCCCTCTTTTGATTTCAAACAACTCAGCAACTTTTTTTAACTCAATTTTGTCTATATTTTGTTTGATTAGTTCAATTAATTTATCAAATTGTGACATCTTAAAACTCATTTTCTTCTATTTTTTTAATAAGTAAATCTATAGCATTTCTGTGCTTTTGTTCTTCTAGAACAAGTTCAGAAATTTCTTGATTAAGTGTATTAATATCTATTTCTTTTTCAGGTTCTTGTTCAACATACTTAGACACAGATAAGTTATAGTCATTTTGAATAATTTCATCAATGCTAACTAACTTGCTGCGATATTGAATTTCTTTTTTATCCTTGAAAATGGATGTAATAAATTCGATATTTTCATCACCTATTTTATTAAGTTTTGGTAACTTTTGAAATTGATCGCGAGCATCTATGAATAATACTTTATCATCAACTCTACCTTTATTTAAAACAATAATACATGTTTCAATACTTGCACCAAAGAAAATATTTCCAGGTAAATGGATAACAGTTTCTAATGCTTGTTCTGTTAAATATTTTCTAATATTTTGTTCTGGACCCTTGCGATACAATGTTCCAGGAAAGCTAACAATTGCAGCTTTTCCATTATTTTTTAAGTGGTATAAAATGTGCATAGCAAAAGCTAAATCAGCTTTTGATTTTGGAGCTAAAGCGCCAGCTGGGCTAAATCTTTCATCATTTTGTAATTGAGGATTTTCGTCTACATTTCAGGAAATTGAATAGGGTGGATTAGAGACAATAACATCAAATTGTTTTTGGTCATGTTGTGGATTTAGTAAAGTGTCTCCATGAGCAATTTTAAATTTGTCATAAACAATATTATGTAAAAACATATTCATTCTACAAAGATTGTATGTTGCTATATTAACCTCTTGTCCATAAAACGCTTCAACATTAATATTTGGATTTGATTGAAACTTTAAAAGTAGAGAACCTGTTCCACAGGCCGGATCATAAACTTCAATTGATTTTTTTTCTTTATTGATAGTTGTTAAGTTTATAAGTAATTGAGAAACTTCAGGTGGAGTAAAAAATTCACCTCCACCTTTTTTTACCCCTTTAGCAAACTCTTCCATTAAAAATTGGTATAGTTCGCCAAACATATCCATATTGTCTAATTTTATGTCTAGATCATTAATTGCAAATAAAATTTCAACAAACCGACGATTTCTCTCACTTACTGATAAACCAATTTTGGTATTTTCCAAAGACAAACTTGTAAAAAGTTTGTCCAAAGGTTTATCACCTTTTGAAGTCACACTATCTCTTTCTATTGTTTGAAAAATTTGACTTAGTTGTTCATTAAGGTTTGCATTATTTTTTGCATCTTTTATCAAATTGCTAAAAAGATGAGAAGGTTTGATGAAAAAACCGGTAATTCTTATTATATTTTCTTTATACTCATTAGCATTTTCATCTGTTTCTTGACTATAATCGTAATCATTATCATGACCATCTTGTTTATCATTTTCTTTTAATTTATAAACTAAGTGCTCAGAAAGAAATCTATAAAATAAAAATGTAAATATATATTCTGAAAACTCAATGGGACTTGCATTTTTACCTCGCAATTTATTTGCTAGTTTTCAAAAATTATTAAATAATTTATTTCTATCTTGATTGTTATTGGTATTATTTACTTCCATTTTGTTCCTTTGATAGGTATTATATTTTCAAAATATAAAAAAATCCACTACATTAGTAATGTTTTATATGTAGTAGATTTTAATTATATCAAAATTATTTGTTTTGAATTGGATGCAATCCAACTAAGTCCGCTTTTTCTATAAAGGTAATTGAAGCTCCACCACCAGTTGAGATGTGGCTAAAAAATGATTGAAGTCCTTGGCTTTCAACGGCAGCAACTGAATCACCACCACCGATGACACTATAACAATTTGGTAATTTAGCAATTATTTTAGCAACTGAAAGAGTTCCTGTTCGAAAGTTACTAAATTCAGCAACTCCTAAAGTTCCATTTCAAAGCACAGTTTTTGCTCCTTGCAATTGTCTTTCAAATAATCTAATTGATAAAGGTCCAAGATCCATTCCCATTGCATCTTTGTGAATTTCAAGTGGATTATCGTGGAAATAAACTGGTTTGGTGTCTTCAAACTCATAACTACAAGCAACATCAATTGGCAAGACAATTTTGTCTCTATATTTATCCATTAGATTGCGCGCCAATTCTAATTTGTCATCTTCGACAATTGACTGACCGATTTCAAAACCTAAAGCTTTTCTAAATGTATAAGACATTCCACCACCAATTAAAACTTTATCAGCTTTTTGTAGCAGTGATTCTAAAACTCCAATTTTATCAGAAACTTTTGCTCCTCCAACAATTGCCATAAAAGGACTTTCAGGACTTTCAACAACTTTTGAAAGTGCTTTAAGTTCTTCTAAAACTAGATAACCAAGCGCTGATTCACTAATGTGGGTGGCAATTCCTACATTTGATGCATGTTCACGATGCATTGTTCCAAAGGCTTCGTTAATGAAAACATCTCCTAGAGATGCTCAATATTTTCCAAGTTCTTCACTATTTTTGGATTCTGCTTTATTATTTAAATCTTCAAAACGAGTATTTTCTAGTAAAATGATTTCCCCATTTTTCATATTTTCAATAGCTTTTTCAACTTCAGGACCTCTGGTATGTGGAACAAAAGTCACTTTTTTTCCTAAAGTTTGCTCTAATTTTTCAGCAACAATTCGAAGAGATTTTTTAGCAAGGTCTTCTTGTGATTTAATTCTTCCAAGGTGAGAAAATAAAATTAATTTTCCACCTTGGTTTATAACTTTATTAATACTATTAATTGTTGCATCAATTCTTTTAGTTGATGTGATTTTTCCATCTTGAATTGGTACATTGTAATCAACACGCATTAATACTTTTTTGTTTAAGAAATTAATGTCTTCAATTGTTTTTTTATTTGCAAAACTTGAATTATTCATAAATTTGCTCCTTTATGCATAAATTAACATATAATATTATAAGATAAAAATCATAAGTTGAAACCTATTTTAAAATAATTTGGTTTTATTTTTTAAATGCTATAAAAATAAACAAATTTTATTTAAAAGTATGCTTTTTATGGTAAAATTTTTAAAATAAAATTTAATACAAAACAAAAGAGAATCGCTATGGGGAAAAATAAAATTCTTAAATTCTACAGTTCTGAATTATGCTATGAAAACAATGGGCAACGTGTTTGCCAACATTCACTTCGTTATGACAAACAAACCATTGGTGTTTTTGCTAATTTTTTTGACTTATTAGTAAAAATTAATAGTCTTAACTTAGTTGCACGTCTTTGAGTGCGTCAAAATAAAAAGTTTTCATTAGTTGTTAGATTTCCATTTAAAAGAAGTCTTGATTCTCTTAATACTGCAGATATCCAAATGTTGTTAGATAAAATTGCTGATCCATCTAGCACCGGCGATATTATTGAACAACTTCAATACACAGAAGAAGAATTTGTGCAAGTTTTAGAAGAACAAAATAACAACAAAGATCTTAATATTTCCAAAACTATTAATAAAATTTTATTTGATGTTGAAAGTGATGACGAACCTGTTGAGTGTGAAATTTGCCAAGAAACACTTCGCGAAGATGAAATAGATTGTGGTTGCGATTCAATAGAAATCCATCGAGCTGACTTTGAAGGATTTTCTTGTGATTGCCCAATTTGTTTATCTGATAAACATGCACACACCTATGAGGAACCAAGGGTTGAAGAAGAACCTTTATACTTATGTGAATGTGCCAAATGTTTGGGTCAAGAAGTTGACGAGCCATTAAATATAATTGAAGAAACAGATTGCAAATGTGAAAGTTGTGTTAAAGGTTTTGATGACATTAAACCAATTATTATAGATGAACCAACCACTCAAGATTATCCATGTCATTGCCAAAACAATCAACAATCCAATGCTCAATTAATTCAAACCTACTTTGATGAATCATTATACAGTTGTAATTGTGTAGATTGTGCTAGTGAACAAAAACAAGTTGAAGAATTTGTAGATGAACCTGAAATAAAAGTTGGAACTTTATTGAGCAATAGTTGCAAGGGTGTTCGTTGCCCAATCTCAAAAGAAGAAACTTCTGATGAACCAAAAACAGAAGTTCTTGAACCAACTATTGATGAGTCAAAAACAGCTTATGAATTGCCTTATGAATGTTTTTGCCATGAGTGCCAAAATC
It encodes the following:
- a CDS encoding type I restriction-modification system subunit M, translated to MEVNNTNNNQDRNKLFNNFWKLANKLRGKNASPIEFSEYIFTFLFYRFLSEHLVYKLKENDKQDGHDNDYDYSQETDENANEYKENIIRITGFFIKPSHLFSNLIKDAKNNANLNEQLSQIFQTIERDSVTSKGDKPLDKLFTSLSLENTKIGLSVSERNRRFVEILFAINDLDIKLDNMDMFGELYQFLMEEFAKGVKKGGGEFFTPPEVSQLLINLTTINKEKKSIEVYDPACGTGSLLLKFQSNPNINVEAFYGQEVNIATYNLCRMNMFLHNIVYDKFKIAHGDTLLNPQHDQKQFDVIVSNPPYSISWNVDENPQLQNDERFSPAGALAPKSKADLAFAMHILYHLKNNGKAAIVSFPGTLYRKGPEQNIRKYLTEQALETVIHLPGNIFFGASIETCIIVLNKGRVDDKVLFIDARDQFQKLPKLNKIGDENIEFITSIFKDKKEIQYRSKLVSIDEIIQNDYNLSVSKYVEQEPEKEIDINTLNQEISELVLEEQKHRNAIDLLIKKIEENEF
- a CDS encoding phosphoglycerate kinase, which encodes MNNSSFANKKTIEDINFLNKKVLMRVDYNVPIQDGKITSTKRIDATINSINKVINQGGKLILFSHLGRIKSQEDLAKKSLRIVAEKLEQTLGKKVTFVPHTRGPEVEKAIENMKNGEIILLENTRFEDLNNKAESKNSEELGKYWASLGDVFINEAFGTMHREHASNVGIATHISESALGYLVLEELKALSKVVESPESPFMAIVGGAKVSDKIGVLESLLQKADKVLIGGGMSYTFRKALGFEIGQSIVEDDKLELARNLMDKYRDKIVLPIDVACSYEFEDTKPVYFHDNPLEIHKDAMGMDLGPLSIRLFERQLQGAKTVLWNGTLGVAEFSNFRTGTLSVAKIIAKLPNCYSVIGGGDSVAAVESQGLQSFFSHISTGGGASITFIEKADLVGLHPIQNK